The sequence AAACGTCGTCAAGCCTTGGTCGTTAGGCTACATGACTACCAAATGTTTTATTGATTTTAAGGATATGAAACTCGGAAGTTTATAAGGATCCTCTTTTTACTAATTATGTGAAATTCTTCGTCTTAGCATCCACTTCATCGCGCTATTTTTCTTTTGCGCCACTAGTGCATGTAGAAGCATTTATCTGTTCAACGAGGACTTTCTTTGAACGAGCAACAATACGTGCGATTTGAAGCGGATGGGAATATTTAGAAATAGTAGAATTCTACTGTATTGAATTTGACTGATTAATTTAGTTTGGTTCAATCTTATCGTGTTCGGGTAGTCACGCCGCCTAACTTCCGACTTTTCGCTTCGCTTCGAGATCGCTGCGCGACTCTCGCTTGGGCTACGCCACATTCGCTTCCGTCACTTCATTTGCAAAGCAAACTCGTGCCGTTGCGAACGTCGGAGCACCTTGGTCGTTAGCCGAACATGCTTGCCAAATCTTTCTTTAAGAATATGAATTTGAGAAAGAGAAGTTTTTAAGATTATTCCAGAATTTCTAATTAAAAGCTTGAAAATACGAACTAATATCGTATATTATATCGTATGAAAGTGACTGCGATATTGCCAGATGATCTAATTGCAGAGGTCCAAAAATATTCTGGCGGGAAAAACATAACTGATTCACTCCAGAAAGCCCTCTCAGAGTGGTTAAAACAGGCCAAAATAAGGAATTTGAATGCTAAGCTACATAAATCACCACTTTCGTTCCAGGAAGGCTTTTCTGGGGAAAATATCCGAAATCTGAATCGTAACAGATGATTCTCGTAGATACGTCTGTTTGGATTGAATTCTTTAGAGGCAATGAACCTTATTTCAATGAACTTAAAGAGTTAATCGAGTCATCCGAAGTAATAGTTCATGAAGTTGTTTTTGGTGAATTGCTTCAAGGATGCAAAAATAAGAACGAAGTATCTTTTATTCTAGAATATTGGGAAAATTTAAATACCTTAACTTCAGAAGGTAGCTTTTTGTTAGCGGGCAAGCTTTCATTTGAAAACAAGCATATTGATAAGGGAATTGGATTAATTGATTCAGTTCTTATTAATGAAGTTAGAAGTAAAAAACTTCAACTTTGGACATTAGATAAAAAGGTTCTCAAAGTATTAGATAAGAAAGAGATCTATTCAAGTAAAGGCAAGCACGTCGGCTAACTATCGGTGCTTCCGCTTCGCTTCGAGCTTGCTTACGCAACTCTCGCTTGGGCTTCGCCACATTTGCTTCTGTCACTTCGTTTGCAGAGCAAACTCGTGCCATTGCAAACGTCGGAACACCTTGGTCGTTATGCGAAATTTTACAAAATAGAAGCTAAAGAAAGATATGTTTGAGGAAATTAAAAATTCAGTCCAGAAGGTATTATCAGAACGAGCAGTAAGTCCCTTGGCGGGTACGTTTATTATCTCCTGGTGTCTCTGGAATTGGGAGATATTTATTCTATTCTTTTTCTCATCTGATGATATTTCAGTTTTGGATAAAATATTCTATATAAAATATTTCGGTAGCAACGCGTGTAATGTATTTGTTAAACCGATCATTTCCACTATAGCCATATTATTATTATATCCATTATTCTCAAACTCTACCTATTGGTTGTGGTTAAGATATGATGTTTGGAAGAAAAAAATTAAAGATGAAATAGAAGGTAGTGAGTTGTTAACTTTGAAGGAATCTGCAGAAATTAAATATGAAGTTGAACAACAATTTCGCAAAGCGGCAGATATCTTAAATGATAAAGATACTGAGATTAAGTCTTTAAATGAAGAAATAGCACATTTGCGGACATTTATTGTTCGAGAGCCAATTGAAAAAACTTTATTGGAGGAGATAAAAAGAAAAGAGGACGTGTATATGAGACTGAAAGAAGTGTTCGATTCATATTCGCTTGGAACTCCCATTGATATTTCTAAAATTCCAAGTACTATAAAAAATTATTTCATAAATGAGAATATAATATATCGTCCAGCGGGCGACTTGTCAAAATTCGAGCTCGGCAGCATGGGCCTCAATATGTATAAGCTATACATAAAAGAAGCGATAGAAGAAAAGTAAAACTTCGCATAACTTTCGGTGCTTCCGCTCCGCTTCGAGCTTGCTTCGCAACTCTCGCTCGGGCTTCGCCACATTTGCGTCTGTCACTCGTCTTGCATAGCAAGCCTCGCGCCATTGCAAACGTCGGAACACCTTGGTCGTTAGGCGTCATCCAATTAAGAATTTATTTATGCTTGGAATATGCTTTTCGGTTTGTTTAATAATCTTTACGGTTCCACTATCTGCGGAAGAAAGATTTCTGATAAATGGTACGAATGTTAATTTACGTGAAAAGCCCTCCGTAAAATCAAAAGTAATCCATATTTTAAATAATGAAGATGAATTGCTTATTCTTCAATATGAATCGAAATGGGAAAACATTACTGGTATAGATGACAGATGGGTAAAAGTTAATTATCAGAATAAGGTAGGATTTATTTTTAGTGCGTTTTTGAAACCTTTTGAGTTTAAAAATAAACTCTATATTTCTATCGAAAAGGCTCAATCTTGCTGTTATAAGATTTGTAGAGCTGAAATTGCTAAAGCAAATTGTTCAAAGAAGCCGAATTATCCAGACTGCGATTGTGGTGAAGCATGTGAGGGTGGTGGTCCTCCTAGTATGTTGGAATACGGTTGGACACCGGATTTAGAGGATAAGAAAAGATATTTTCAGAGTCACAAGGATGTTCAAACAAACTTTAGACAGTATAATGAACAATGTCTTTTAAAATAATTTCGACTATTCTTGAATAATTGGACGACGCCTAACTATCGGCTCTGACGCAGCGCTTCAGGATTGCTTCGCAACCTTCGCTTGGCCTTCGGCACATTTCGCTTTGTCACTCGCCTTGCAGAGCAAGGCTCGCGCCAAGTGCTTGCGCACTCGCGAAACGTCGTCAAGCCTTGGTCGTTAGACGCAATTGCAAGAAATAAAGCCATGACACAGAATATAAAACCAA is a genomic window of Leptospira langatensis containing:
- a CDS encoding PIN domain-containing protein — encoded protein: MILVDTSVWIEFFRGNEPYFNELKELIESSEVIVHEVVFGELLQGCKNKNEVSFILEYWENLNTLTSEGSFLLAGKLSFENKHIDKGIGLIDSVLINEVRSKKLQLWTLDKKVLKVLDKKEIYSSKGKHVG
- a CDS encoding SH3 domain-containing protein; this translates as MLGICFSVCLIIFTVPLSAEERFLINGTNVNLREKPSVKSKVIHILNNEDELLILQYESKWENITGIDDRWVKVNYQNKVGFIFSAFLKPFEFKNKLYISIEKAQSCCYKICRAEIAKANCSKKPNYPDCDCGEACEGGGPPSMLEYGWTPDLEDKKRYFQSHKDVQTNFRQYNEQCLLK
- a CDS encoding TraY domain-containing protein; translated protein: MLCKRSDRSKCGEAQARVA
- a CDS encoding DUF2191 domain-containing protein: MKVTAILPDDLIAEVQKYSGGKNITDSLQKALSEWLKQAKIRNLNAKLHKSPLSFQEGFSGENIRNLNRNR